Genomic segment of Streptomyces sp. NA02950:
AGAACTCCCAGGTCGGTGATGTTGTGGTGGTGAAGAACTCCGCGGACCGCACCGTCCAGCCGGAGAACGGCCTCAACGGATGGAACATGGACTGGGATCAGTGGGTGGCCGGCAGCGCTGTCGGCGCCTGACACCCCCTCTCCTCACCACCGCCGGGCGGCGGTCGGCCTTCGAAGGCCGACCGCCGCCCGGCGCGTTTCAGCCGGGGTACCCCAGCCGCCGCAGATCCTTCACCCGCACGTACACCACCTTGCAGTGATCCTCGTACGGGTCACCGTCGGCGCAGAACAGGCCGCGCACCGGCTGCATCGGCAGCCAGGTCATCCCCAGCAGCCAGCGGTGGACCAGCCGCCAGAAGCCCGGCCGGCCGGCGTCCGGCTCGCGCACCACCCGCATGCGCAGCAGCCACTTGCCGGCCGAGGCCCGGAACACCCAGGCCCCCAGGATCTGGTTGGCGAAGGACAGCCCGAACACACAGACCAGGAACAGGACCAGGGCGTTCGCCTCGACCTTGAGCTGCGGGAGCACCCGCAGGGCGAGCGGTGTGCCGACGCCGAAGGCGAGGAGGAAGTCGACCGTCGCCGCCAGCATGCGGCGCTCGTCACCGGCCGGTTCGGG
This window contains:
- a CDS encoding RDD family protein is translated as MIAQRGQQPPYGPMPSSPHLSPHPPPGPHPPPAPRLPEPAGDERRMLAATVDFLLAFGVGTPLALRVLPQLKVEANALVLFLVCVFGLSFANQILGAWVFRASAGKWLLRMRVVREPDAGRPGFWRLVHRWLLGMTWLPMQPVRGLFCADGDPYEDHCKVVYVRVKDLRRLGYPG